The following DNA comes from Simkania negevensis Z.
ATTTCCTCTGCCGATAAACTGTGCAATTGTCGCAGGAAACATAAGGAGAGAGGAAGCAAAAATAACTGGAATCACACCGGCATAATTGACTTTAAGTGGGATGTGAGAACTTCCACCTTGGGTCTCATGCCGCCCAACAACTCGTCTTGCATACTGCAAAGGAATTTTTCTCGTTCCTTGAATCACTAAGATGGTTCCAATAATGATCAAGACGAAAACAATTGATAAGATCACAATCGATGAAAAAGTGAGTTGACCAGGCTCTTGCGAGTCTAAGTTAAGTTGGCTGACAATCGATCCTAATGTCATCGGGAGAGAGGCCAAGATACCAATCGTGATAATTAAACTAATTCCATTTCCAATGCCTCGCTCAGTGATTTGCTCTCCAACCCACATGAGAAAGAGTGTTCCAGCAGACATGGCAAACATAATAACTAAGTAAAAAAGCCATGGGAATCCCCCAATCTGTACATTGATGAGCTGATCAACAATTACACCCGGGTGGGCAACGTTAAGACTGAGTGCGTATTTTGCCAAGAGTGCAGATTGGAAAAGAGCAAGAAATACTGTCGCAATTCGAATCATTTTTCCCATTTTGCGCTTTCCCGCTTCGCCATTTTCTCGAATTTCACGTTGCATAGAAGGAACAACAGCAACAAGAACTTGCATGATAATAGAGGCAGAGATGTAGGGCATCACCCCTAAGGCGATGATGGTCATCTTCGCAAAGGCTCCACCAGAAAAAACGTCAACGAGTTGTAGCAGGTTTTGCCCTCCGCCAGTCATTTGACGAAAGATCTGAACAACTTCATCTCCATTGATTCCAGGGACTGGAATGTAAGCTCCAATACGGCAAACCAGAAGCATTGCGAGTGTAAAGACGATCTTCTGTTTGAGTTCGGGTAATGCAAAAACTCTTTTGAGAGCTGCTATCATGAAAGGGCTCCAGCTTCGGCGTTCATCGAAGGATTCATTCTACTTGACTCGTTTGAATTCTATCCCTTTTTCTTCTAATTTGCGAACCGCAGCTTTAGAAAAAGCATCAACTTCGATAACGAGTTTCTTTTCGAGCTCGCCATTTGCCAAAATTTTTATTCCGCCTGTTGCACGTCGCACAGGGAAACCTTTCTTCAGAAGCGTTTCGCGGTTGACTGTTTCCCCTTCCTCAAAATGTTCATTGATCCGGTTTAGGTTGATAGCAAAAACCGGCTTTTGAAAGCGAGTATTTGGAAACCCTCTTCCTGGAAGCTTCTTGAAAAGTGGCAACTGTCCACCCTCTTTTCCTGCTCGAGTTTTATAACCTGAACGGGACTTATCCCCTTTGTGTCCGCGGCAAGAGGTTTTACCTTTGTTTGATCCAGGACCACGACCAACGCGTTTGGTCCCTTGCTTTTTGCGATGAGTGTTTTTTAGTTCAGATAACTTCATGCTTCAATTCCTCTTGCAGCTAACGTTTCTTTGCGATTTTTCAATTCGCTAAGAGCTTTAAACGTTGCATAAACTTGGTTAATGGGATTGTTACATCCAAGACTCTTTGCAACAACATCTTTAACACCACCGATTTCAAGGACAGCACGGACTTGAGATCCTGCAATGACTCCTGTACCTTGCTTTGCGGGCTTGAGTAAAACGCGTGCACCGTCCCATTCAGAAATGATTTCATGTGGAATTGTGGTTTCATCGATCTCAAAATCTAAGATGTTCTTACGAGATGTCTCACCTGCTTTGCGAATGGCATCAGCAACTTCGTTAGCCTTGGCAAAACCAACGCCAACTCGACCGTTTCCATCGCCAACGATGACGAGTGCAGAAAAACTAAACTTACGTCCACCCTTCACCACTTTCGAACAGCGGTTAATGAAGAGCACTTTTTCTTCAAATTCGGTTTCGAAATCCTCTTGTCGTTTTGTCTTATTCTTAGCCATGGATGTTCCTTAAAATTTTAACCCATTTTCGCGCGCTGCATCGGCAAGCTCAGCGATGATCCCATGGAACTTAAAACGTCCACGGTCAAACACAACGTGCTCAATATTTTTTTCTTTTGCTAGCTCCGCGAGTTTTGCTCCAACAAAGCGCGCACCTTCTTTGGACTTTTTCTGTCCTTTGGCACCTTTCGATAGTGTACTAAATCCAACGAGCGTGATACCTGCTTCATCATCGATAATTTGACCACCAATATGCTTATGCGACTTGAAGATACAAAGGCGTGGTCTATCTGGTGAACCGCGCAGCTTCTTTCGTATGCGTTGCATCCGCTTCTTACGTATGATAGTTCTCTTTCTGATTTGATTCATCATTGCTTATTTTCCTTTAGCTGTTTTACCCGCTTTCTTACGAACATACTCGCCAACGTATCGAACACCTTTACCTTTATATGGCTCAGGCGGACGCACTGCTCTGACATTTGCTGCAAACTGACCTACACTCTGCTTATCCATTCCAGAAATCGTAATGAGAACACTTTTTTCAATAGCAACTGTCACATCCGATGGGATTTTGAGTTGGTAAGGATGCGAATAACCAAGTGAGAGATCTAAAACATCGCCTTTAACCGCCGCTCGATATCCCACCCCAATTAAACTGAGTTGCTTTTCAAATCCGTTCGAAACCCCGATGACAGCATTATTGATCAATGAGCGAAATAATCCATGACGTGGTTTTGGAAGCCCTGACTTCTCGTCATAAAGAACTGTTGCATTCCCTTCTTCGACTTTGACATCGATGCCATGAGGAATTTGAACAGTCTGTATCCCTTTGGGGCCTTTTACCTGTACCTCTCCCTTTGAAACAGTAATTTCTACTCCTTTGGGGAGAGCGATGGGAGTCTTTCCTAGTCGTGACATTCAATTCTCCGATTGTTCTAATTTTACCATACCAGGCAGAGGAGTTCTCCTCCGACCTTCATTTCTCGGGCCTTTTCCCCATCGACAATTCCTGTCGGTGTCGAGAGAATTGCTGTTCCCAAACCACTTAAAACTTTGGGGATGTCATTATAACCAACGTAACGTCTAATTCCGGGTCGTGAAACACGCTTCAATCCGTGAATGACAGACTCTCGTGTTTTCTTTTCGTATCTTAAGAAAACACGAATGGCATGTTTCTTTTCATTAGCAATTGAACTAATGACAAACCCTTTATCTTTCAGAACATCGACAATTGCTTGATTCATTTTGCTAAATCTCACATCGACATATTTGTGCTTAGCATCTTTTGCGTTGCGAATGCGAGTTAAGAGATCTGCTACTGTATCGCTCAGCGCCATTGATATTCTCCTATTGTTTACGCTTAAATGGAAGGCCAAGCTGCGTGAGGAGCTCTAGGCACTGTTCTTCGTTTCCAGCAGAGGTTACAAATGTGATATTCATTCCCTGTTCACGCTTGACTTCATCTAAATTGAGCTCTGGAAAAATCTGCTGATCTGAAATTCCGAGCGAATAGCTTCCTCTTCCATCTCCTTTTTTCTCAAACCCTCTAAAGTCACGAATGCGAGGACAGACAATGTTTGCGAAACGATCGAAGAATTCATACATGCGAATTCCTCGAAGGGTCACCTTTAGTCCAATTGTTTGTCCCTCTCGAAGTTTAAAGTTTGAGATGGATTTTTTAGCTTTTGTCATGATGGGCTTTTGGCCTGAAATAAGTGACAACTCTTTCATGCTGTCTTGCATGGCATTTTTGTCTTTAAGTGCTTCTGCAACTCCCATGCTGATGACAATCTTCTTCAGCATTGGAATACACATGTTATTGCTTAGAGAAAACTTTTCCTTTAAAGCTTCTCTAATTTCTTCTACGTATTTCTTCTTTAACCTTGACATGACGCTTAACTTTTAACCGATTTTTTTAATGTTCTATGCGAGGTTTCTTTTCCGTCTTCAACACTCACAAGTTCTTTGTTGCCTTCTTTGTCCATTTTCACTTTGAGCTTCAGCTTTTTACCCTCTGCACTGCAAAGAGCTACATTTGAAATATGGATAGGCATTTCCATGCTAACGATTTCTGATTTGCGGTTTTGATCGCGGCTCTTTGTGTGGCGCTTTCTGACGTTCACACCTTGAACGATGATGCGATCTTCTCGACGTGCAATGACTTCACCAACTTTTCCATTGTCATTTCCTGCAATGACCAGAACTTTATCGCCTTTTTTGATCCATTTATTCTTCATCGCTTCCTCTACTTAAATGACTTCTGGTGCTAATGAGCTAATTTTTAAAAACCCACGATCACGCACTTCTCTCGCTACTGGTCCAAAAATACGTGTTCCCTTTGGATTTTGTTTATCATCGATGATCACACAGCTGTTATCGTAAAATCGAATCATCGAACCATCTTTTCTTCGGATATAACTCTTGGACCGAACGATGACGGCTTTGATAACATCACCTTTTTTAACACTTCCTTTAGGATCGGCTTCTTTTACAGAACATACAATGACATCACCAACAGTAGCGTATCGTCTACGAGTTCCTCTAAGCACTTTAAAGCATTTAACGCGTTTAGCTCCGCTGTTGTCGGCAACTTCTAGCTGGGTTTCTTGTTGAATCATCTTTTATTACTCACTTGGCTTACGTTCATTAACGGTTACGACAGGACATCCACGACAATCCAACGCTTTAACTTCGACAGCGGGC
Coding sequences within:
- the secY gene encoding preprotein translocase subunit SecY, translating into MAALKRVFALPELKQKIVFTLAMLLVCRIGAYIPVPGINGDEVVQIFRQMTGGGQNLLQLVDVFSGGAFAKMTIIALGVMPYISASIIMQVLVAVVPSMQREIRENGEAGKRKMGKMIRIATVFLALFQSALLAKYALSLNVAHPGVIVDQLINVQIGGFPWLFYLVIMFAMSAGTLFLMWVGEQITERGIGNGISLIITIGILASLPMTLGSIVSQLNLDSQEPGQLTFSSIVILSIVFVLIIIGTILVIQGTRKIPLQYARRVVGRHETQGGSSHIPLKVNYAGVIPVIFASSLLMFPATIAQFIGRGNWLSNVVMWLSPGSWVYTTLFVLLIMFFTYFWTATQFHPEXIASDMKKNGAFIPGIRQGKPTQEFLESTMNRITLAGSVFLAFIAILPTLVGKILGVDASISHFFGGTSLLILVGVVLDTTKQIESHLLMKRYDGFMKKGRITGRV
- the rplO gene encoding 50S ribosomal protein L15, which encodes MKLSELKNTHRKKQGTKRVGRGPGSNKGKTSCRGHKGDKSRSGYKTRAGKEGGQLPLFKKLPGRGFPNTRFQKPVFAINLNRINEHFEEGETVNRETLLKKGFPVRRATGGIKILANGELEKKLVIEVDAFSKAAVRKLEEKGIEFKRVK
- the rpsE gene encoding 30S ribosomal protein S5; the protein is MAKNKTKRQEDFETEFEEKVLFINRCSKVVKGGRKFSFSALVIVGDGNGRVGVGFAKANEVADAIRKAGETSRKNILDFEIDETTIPHEIISEWDGARVLLKPAKQGTGVIAGSQVRAVLEIGGVKDVVAKSLGCNNPINQVYATFKALSELKNRKETLAARGIEA
- the rplR gene encoding 50S ribosomal protein L18, which encodes MNQIRKRTIIRKKRMQRIRKKLRGSPDRPRLCIFKSHKHIGGQIIDDEAGITLVGFSTLSKGAKGQKKSKEGARFVGAKLAELAKEKNIEHVVFDRGRFKFHGIIAELADAARENGLKF
- the rplF gene encoding 50S ribosomal protein L6; the encoded protein is MSRLGKTPIALPKGVEITVSKGEVQVKGPKGIQTVQIPHGIDVKVEEGNATVLYDEKSGLPKPRHGLFRSLINNAVIGVSNGFEKQLSLIGVGYRAAVKGDVLDLSLGYSHPYQLKIPSDVTVAIEKSVLITISGMDKQSVGQFAANVRAVRPPEPYKGKGVRYVGEYVRKKAGKTAKGK
- the rpsH gene encoding 30S ribosomal protein S8, which translates into the protein MALSDTVADLLTRIRNAKDAKHKYVDVRFSKMNQAIVDVLKDKGFVISSIANEKKHAIRVFLRYEKKTRESVIHGLKRVSRPGIRRYVGYNDIPKVLSGLGTAILSTPTGIVDGEKAREMKVGGELLCLVW
- the rplE gene encoding 50S ribosomal protein L5 codes for the protein MSRLKKKYVEEIREALKEKFSLSNNMCIPMLKKIVISMGVAEALKDKNAMQDSMKELSLISGQKPIMTKAKKSISNFKLREGQTIGLKVTLRGIRMYEFFDRFANIVCPRIRDFRGFEKKGDGRGSYSLGISDQQIFPELNLDEVKREQGMNITFVTSAGNEEQCLELLTQLGLPFKRKQ
- the rplX gene encoding 50S ribosomal protein L24, which gives rise to MKNKWIKKGDKVLVIAGNDNGKVGEVIARREDRIIVQGVNVRKRHTKSRDQNRKSEIVSMEMPIHISNVALCSAEGKKLKLKVKMDKEGNKELVSVEDGKETSHRTLKKSVKS
- the rplN gene encoding 50S ribosomal protein L14, translating into MIQQETQLEVADNSGAKRVKCFKVLRGTRRRYATVGDVIVCSVKEADPKGSVKKGDVIKAVIVRSKSYIRRKDGSMIRFYDNSCVIIDDKQNPKGTRIFGPVAREVRDRGFLKISSLAPEVI